In the Phycisphaerales bacterium genome, TAAGCCATGGGGTGGAAATCATGCCATGATTGAGGGCCATGAGGGCTCTGTCATCTGCGGCCAATGCCTCACTGTGGCATTTACGTTTCTTTGTCTCGGTGATGCACCAGAAGCGCCAGCAGGCACCACCTGTAATATGTGCTTAGAAGTGCGCGAGGAACCACTCTGGGAGAGTCCACTTCACGAAGACGCCTGGATCTGCCGCCGCTGCGCAAGAATGGGAGCAACCTCACTTGATCGCAGTAAGGACTTTGATTGGGAAAAACCGCAAAAAGACTCGTAACGACGTCTTATCCATCATCCAAGTCGGCGAAGTGTCATTGCACTCACTGATCTCTTTTCAGCCTGGTACTTTCTTTCGAAGTTGGTGCCAACAAATTCACCCTCTTGAGCTGATTGTGGTGGCCTGAATTCCTCACGAGAAAACATCTGTTGGTTGGCGCCCACCAGTTCCTCATACCACGCCCAAAGCTCGGCATGGTCTGTGACAAGGTGAATCTCTCCGTCTGGCTCTAGGATCCGATGAAACTGCTCAAGTGACTCACTTTGCAAAACACGCCGCTTGTGATGACGCTTTTTCGGCCAGGGATCTGAGTAGTACAAGTGAATCACTGAGGTGCAGGAATCTGGACACCAAAATCGAATGAACTCAGTTGCATTCGCATGCAATACACGCACGTTTTGTAGTTCACGACGCCGAAGTCGATCAGCTGCATACCGATAGAACTCTCCGGCCCATTCAATGCCCAGGAAGTTCGTCTCTGGCTGAAGAGAAGACTGTTGAACAAGAAATGTGCCCTTGCCGGCCCCAATTTCAATTTCGAGGCGAGACTTTGTGACTGGAAATAATGAATGAGGATCAAACGATCCTTGATCATGGGGTGGCAGATCGTCTTGCACCAGTCCCCATGCACCAGTCTCTAATTGTCGCCCTCGCCCAAGTCCAAATGACATATCTGGCCTCTCCGTCTACGGTCGGATCAGCTTCAAAACCAGTCGTGCCTACAGCTCCGATTCAGCCCCTACTGAACCAGGTGCAGATCTTGGGGCATTCTCCCAAGGAATGCTCGGTGCATCATGCCAAAGCTCTTCGAGTGCGTAGTACTCACGTAGCCGAGGCTCAAACAGATGCACAACCAAGTCAACAAAGTCGATGATTATCCAGGTCGAAGCTTCGTCACGATTAGAATTAAAGCAGGAATAACCAAGCTCTTTGCCAAGCTTGGCGAGCTCGTCTGCGACGGAACGCATCTGACGATCACTTGTCCCTGTGGTTATCAGTATCTGATCACAAACATGACTCAGCCCACGCACGTCCAGAAGGCGCACGTCCTCGCAGCGACGGTCTGCAAGAAGCTGAGCTACTTGTATAGAGAACGTCTCCAATGAGGGCGTTTCACGAGCTGGTGGGTCTGGTGTCAAAGTGCTCCTTCGAGGCCTTAGTCAAGGCCGAACCAAGCTGAAACACCTGGGCCAACATAAACCACCAAACCCGCAAACACGACCGACACAATGGCAATCAACTTAATCAGAATATTAAGAGCCGGGCCTGAAGTGTCCTTGAAGGGATCTCCAACGGTATCACCAACAACACCAGCTTTATGAGCATCTGAACCCTTGCCGCCATGGTGCCCTGCTTCAATATACTTCTTCGCATTATCCCAAGCGCCACCAGCATTCGCCATGAAGATCGCAATCGCAAAACCGCTGGTCAAGCCGCCGACGAGTAATCCCATCACACCGCCAACACCAAGAACAATACCGACCAACACCGGTGTCACAATCGCCATGATTGCCGGAACAACCATTTCTTTCTGTGCGCCAGCTGTTGAGATTGATACACACTCTGCATAGTCAGGATACTGAACACCATCCACCATCACCTTGCGAGGCCACTTCATTGGATCAGCAAGATCAGCATCTGACATCCCATCTTTCTTGAACTGAGCCTTCATCTTGGCAAATTGACGACGGCATTCGCCCATCATTTGATAAGCCGCTCGACCAACTGCACTCATCGTCATAGCGCAGAATACAAAGGCCAACATGACGCCAAGGAAAATGCCTCCAAGAACACGTGGGTTCATGATTGAGATGTCGTAGAAGTTGAGAATCTGACTGATCGTCGCTCGATGTGCCGCCACGAGTTGAAAAGATGCTGGTTCTTTTTCTCCGTCAATAACAACAGCATCTATCTGATACACATTTGCTGTGTCGGCCCAATGGCCATCAAGCTCAACAATCGTGCCAGGCTCAATGTTATCGTCAATCATGCGATCGACTACAGGTGCTGCAACCATGAGGCCACCAAACTGCATGTAACCGCTCTCAGAAATATCAAGGGCTTTAAATTGACCATGGCCTTCATACTGAGCATGGATCCTGTGCTCACCTGTCAGATCAAATTCGCCATAGGCCATAGGGCTTAGGTTTCCAGGTGGATCCGCTTCAGCATAGATCGCTTGAATCGCGTCGGAATCTGCTGTGAGCTTCTTAATAAGCGTCCCTTGTACAACCGCAACGTATGCCGCCAGCAATGCCATTGCTGTCAGCGCCGCAGAGCCAATCGCAAATCCTTTGCCTGTTGCAGCAGTGGTATTGCCCAATGAGTCGAGCATATCGGTACGTTCACGTACATATTCAGGCTGATCAGACATCTCTGCATTGCCGCCAGC is a window encoding:
- a CDS encoding ClpX C4-type zinc finger protein, whose product is MQRPGCDLTNIQLDDILCDFCHKPWGGNHAMIEGHEGSVICGQCLTVAFTFLCLGDAPEAPAGTTCNMCLEVREEPLWESPLHEDAWICRRCARMGATSLDRSKDFDWEKPQKDS
- the rsfS gene encoding ribosome silencing factor, producing the protein MTPDPPARETPSLETFSIQVAQLLADRRCEDVRLLDVRGLSHVCDQILITTGTSDRQMRSVADELAKLGKELGYSCFNSNRDEASTWIIIDFVDLVVHLFEPRLREYYALEELWHDAPSIPWENAPRSAPGSVGAESEL
- the trmB gene encoding tRNA (guanosine(46)-N7)-methyltransferase TrmB; this translates as MSFGLGRGRQLETGAWGLVQDDLPPHDQGSFDPHSLFPVTKSRLEIEIGAGKGTFLVQQSSLQPETNFLGIEWAGEFYRYAADRLRRRELQNVRVLHANATEFIRFWCPDSCTSVIHLYYSDPWPKKRHHKRRVLQSESLEQFHRILEPDGEIHLVTDHAELWAWYEELVGANQQMFSREEFRPPQSAQEGEFVGTNFERKYQAEKRSVSAMTLRRLG